A stretch of Carnobacterium iners DNA encodes these proteins:
- a CDS encoding ABC transporter ATP-binding protein encodes MNNVLEVKNLNITFDTYAGKVKAIRGVSFNLKKGETLAIVGESGSGKSVTTRSIMRLLSQNANVEEGTILYNGDDLVKKTEKEMQKIRGKDIAMIFQDPMTSLNPTMTIGKQISEPIRLHQKLNKQEATNRALELLNLVGLPQAEKRMKQYPHQFSGGQRQRIVIAIALACNPEILIADEPTTALDVTIQAQILDLMKELQKKISTSIIFITHDLGVVANVADRVAVMYAGKIVEIGTVDEIFYNPQHPYTWGLISSMPTLEMEKTLYAIPGTPPDLLDPPVGDAFAPRNEFAMKIDTKLEPPFFEVSDTHSAATWLLHPNAPAVNPPAEIRARQALYKKKFANYYSKNETSVFSSENEVKGGV; translated from the coding sequence ATGAATAATGTATTAGAAGTTAAAAATTTAAATATCACATTCGACACCTACGCTGGTAAAGTAAAAGCTATTCGTGGTGTCAGTTTCAATCTGAAAAAAGGTGAAACTTTGGCAATCGTGGGAGAGTCGGGTTCTGGAAAATCAGTAACGACTCGCAGCATTATGCGTTTACTTTCTCAAAATGCAAATGTCGAAGAGGGTACAATCCTTTATAATGGTGATGATTTAGTTAAGAAGACTGAAAAAGAAATGCAAAAAATTCGCGGAAAAGATATTGCTATGATTTTCCAAGATCCAATGACGTCACTTAATCCGACAATGACAATTGGAAAACAAATATCTGAACCAATCCGTTTACACCAAAAATTAAATAAACAAGAGGCTACTAACAGAGCTCTTGAATTATTAAATTTAGTAGGATTACCACAGGCTGAAAAGCGTATGAAGCAATATCCGCATCAATTTTCAGGTGGACAACGCCAAAGAATCGTTATAGCAATAGCTTTAGCTTGTAACCCAGAAATATTAATTGCAGATGAGCCAACAACGGCATTAGATGTAACGATTCAAGCTCAAATTCTTGACTTGATGAAGGAATTACAAAAGAAAATATCGACTTCAATTATATTTATTACACATGATTTAGGAGTAGTGGCAAATGTAGCTGATCGTGTGGCTGTCATGTATGCAGGGAAAATTGTTGAAATAGGGACTGTAGACGAGATATTTTATAATCCTCAACACCCTTATACATGGGGACTAATTAGCTCTATGCCAACTCTTGAAATGGAGAAAACCCTATATGCTATTCCAGGAACACCACCAGATTTATTAGATCCGCCGGTGGGAGATGCGTTTGCACCTAGAAATGAATTTGCAATGAAAATTGATACGAAACTCGAACCTCCTTTTTTTGAAGTTTCTGATACACACTCTGCAGCTACGTGGTTATTGCACCCAAATGCTCCAGCAGTTAATCCACCTGCTGAAATTAGAGCAAGACAAGCCCTTTATAAAAAGAAGTTTGCTAACTATTATAGTAAAAATGAAACCTCCGTTTTTAGTTCTGAAAACGAAGTAAAAGGAGGCGTATAA